Genomic DNA from Paenibacillus donghaensis:
GGATAGAAACAGCATGCCAGGCGATTGTAAGGAGCTATAAGATATGATACATTATGAATGAACATAAATATATTCATTCACATCCTTAATGATAGAGGTGCGTACTATGAAGACACTGATTATCTACAAATCTGTCCACCGCAAGAACACAGAACAGATTGCCAAGGTTATGGCGGCGGTGCTGGAGGCAGAGCTTGCCAAGGTTGAGGATGTCCGTCCCGAGATGCTTGGCCACTATGATCTGATAGGTTTCGGATCAGGAATTTATGCCTCTAAGGTTCACCGGAAGCTGGCCCGTTTTATCCGTCGAATGCCTGTTGAGAACCGCAATGTATTTATTTTCTGCACATCAGGCTCGGGTGAATTTAAGAACCAGCAGCAGCTTACGGCTCAGCTCTCAGCGAAAGGCTGCAAGGTCGTAGCGGAATATCATTGCTCCGGCGAATTCAGCCCGCTAGGCTTCAACCTGGACAAAAAAGGACATCCCGACCCACTTGATCTGCAAGGCGCGCGCAGTTTCGCCGAGAATCTTCGGAAGGAGGCTTACGTATGCTGAAGATTCAAGATAGCCACAGCTACGCTATGAAGGAGTTTCATTCCTTGAAGGTTGAGCTGGACATGTTAAATGTTCATGTTATTCCTGCTGAGGACAGCCAAGAGCTGAAGCTGGTTCTCCACGGAAAAGCCCTGCAGGGGCTGAGACTGGTCTCGGCCATCGACAATCATACACTTGTGGTGGGAATTGAACGGAAGTCTTTTTTTCCATTGTATGAAGCGGTTGTGCTGGATATTTATTGCCCTCCTGCTCAAATGGCCATGCTGGCGATTCATCTCTCAACAGGGAAGCTGGAAGCGGAGCGGCTGGCTGCGAATACCATTGACCTTCGTACCTCAACCGGAAATATAAGCATCGGTACGCTGGAAGCGGATACCATAGTCATCAAAGGCGCGTCCTCAGCGATCAAGATTGGGCAGTATCATGCCAGGAATACGGAGATTGAAACCTCTACCGGAAGTATCACATTGGACAGCGGCTGCGGAAGCCTGAATGTCCGGTCAAGCTCAGGAAAAGTGCATGTTGCTTGCAATAAGGTCGAAGACCAGAACCTTGCGCTTACAACTACAACTGGCAGTATCCGTTTACAGCTTCCAGGTGATACGGAATTTATGCTGCAAGCGGGGACAAGAACAGGAAGCATTCATTCTGATTTTCCGGTGGATACGGCGTGGAATACGGGCAACAAGCAGCTCAAGGGAGGAACAGGAGCGAATACCAATACGGTAACTCTTAAATCCACAACAGGAAGTATAAAGCTGCTGAAAATGGCCTGAGCACAATCGCTAGTAGTGAAGTTCGGAGCGCTCCTGTGGGGGCGCTTTTATTTTGGATTTACATAGATTGGGTTTACATAGCATAGATAAACGATGTATAGTAATCCTATGTATAACAGACAGCTGTTGAAAGGAGACTGACGGATGAAGGTGAGCAAAGAGATGCTGAAGGGCAGCACTGGTACGCTGGTGCTTACGCTTCTGGCGGAACAGCCACTGTATGGATATGAGTTGATCAAAGCGCTGGAGCAGCGTTCGCAAGGTGTGTTTGCCTTAAAGGAAGGCACGCTCTATCCGCTGCTGCATGCGATGGAGAACGAACGATGGGTAGAGGCCTACTGGACGGAAGTGGAAGGACGCAAACGTAAATATTACCGTATTCTGGAGCAGGGTACAGAGAAGCTGAAGGAGAAGCGGGCGGAATGGCGATTATTCCGGGGGGCTGTGGACGCTGTACTGGGGGAGGAAGGCGTATGATGAAGTCAGAGCTGGAGCTGGATTTTCTGGATGAGGTATGCGGACAGGTCAGCGCGCAAGAGGCGCATGCGGAGATCAGGCGGGAGCTGGGCAGCCATCTGGAAGACTTGATTGCAGAGCGGGAAGTGCTAGGTGAATCCAGAGAACAAGCCATTGCTTGGGCGCTTGCCCAGATGGGAGAGCCGCGCAAGCTT
This window encodes:
- a CDS encoding PadR family transcriptional regulator is translated as MKVSKEMLKGSTGTLVLTLLAEQPLYGYELIKALEQRSQGVFALKEGTLYPLLHAMENERWVEAYWTEVEGRKRKYYRILEQGTEKLKEKRAEWRLFRGAVDAVLGEEGV
- a CDS encoding flavodoxin domain-containing protein, encoding MKTLIIYKSVHRKNTEQIAKVMAAVLEAELAKVEDVRPEMLGHYDLIGFGSGIYASKVHRKLARFIRRMPVENRNVFIFCTSGSGEFKNQQQLTAQLSAKGCKVVAEYHCSGEFSPLGFNLDKKGHPDPLDLQGARSFAENLRKEAYVC
- a CDS encoding DUF4097 family beta strand repeat-containing protein — translated: MLKIQDSHSYAMKEFHSLKVELDMLNVHVIPAEDSQELKLVLHGKALQGLRLVSAIDNHTLVVGIERKSFFPLYEAVVLDIYCPPAQMAMLAIHLSTGKLEAERLAANTIDLRTSTGNISIGTLEADTIVIKGASSAIKIGQYHARNTEIETSTGSITLDSGCGSLNVRSSSGKVHVACNKVEDQNLALTTTTGSIRLQLPGDTEFMLQAGTRTGSIHSDFPVDTAWNTGNKQLKGGTGANTNTVTLKSTTGSIKLLKMA